In a single window of the Massilia oculi genome:
- the trpC gene encoding indole-3-glycerol phosphate synthase TrpC — protein sequence MSDILNKILAVKADEVAAARKHRDLYSLRSEVESDHEARAALRGFEAGLRAKIAEGQAGVIAEVKKASPSKGVLRPDFQPAAIAQSYAEHGAACLSVLTDIQFFQGQTDYLKQARAACALPVLRKDFMVDPYQVYEARAMGADAILLIVAALDHGLMAELEACAMDLGMDVLVEVHDGEELDAALKLKTPLLGINNRNLRTFDVTLDTTLGLLPRIPKDRLVVTESGILGTGDVQRMREADVHAFLVGEAFMRAENPGRELQRLFA from the coding sequence ATGTCCGACATCCTCAACAAGATCCTGGCCGTCAAGGCCGATGAAGTGGCCGCGGCGCGCAAGCACCGCGACCTGTACAGCCTGCGCAGCGAAGTCGAAAGCGACCACGAAGCGCGCGCCGCCCTGCGCGGTTTCGAGGCCGGCCTGCGCGCGAAAATCGCCGAGGGCCAGGCCGGCGTGATCGCCGAAGTCAAGAAAGCCTCGCCGTCGAAAGGCGTGCTGCGTCCCGACTTCCAGCCGGCCGCGATCGCGCAAAGCTATGCCGAACACGGCGCGGCCTGCCTGTCGGTGCTGACCGACATCCAGTTCTTCCAGGGCCAGACCGACTACCTGAAGCAGGCCCGCGCCGCCTGTGCGCTGCCGGTGCTGCGCAAGGATTTCATGGTCGACCCGTATCAAGTGTATGAAGCGCGCGCGATGGGCGCCGATGCGATCCTGTTGATCGTGGCGGCGCTCGACCACGGCCTGATGGCGGAACTGGAAGCCTGCGCCATGGACCTCGGCATGGACGTACTGGTCGAAGTGCACGACGGCGAGGAACTCGATGCCGCGCTCAAGCTCAAGACGCCGCTGCTGGGCATCAACAACCGCAACCTGCGTACCTTCGACGTCACCCTGGACACCACGCTCGGCCTGCTGCCGCGCATCCCGAAGGACCGCCTGGTGGTGACCGAATCGGGCATCCTCGGCACCGGCGACGTGCAGCGCATGCGCGAGGCCGATGTCCACGCCTTCCTGGTCGGCGAAGCCTTCATGCGCGCGGAAAACCCTGGCCGCGAACTGCAGCGCCTGTTCGCCTGA
- a CDS encoding TonB C-terminal domain-containing protein has protein sequence MKNAHRSIFVFFSLVVLAALAACGTATREPAPAPPALAATIPLTPIPALPPMRTLDAYKADVARHVMQRNPERVFEGELPPMLPAVVVLNITVDRAGQLADVQVQRSRDQGASEVALASLRRSGPLPPPDGLGPEHASLMTFSETFLFGERYRFQLRTLAGPQRAGL, from the coding sequence ATGAAGAACGCTCATCGCAGCATCTTCGTCTTTTTCTCACTGGTCGTGCTCGCGGCCCTGGCCGCATGCGGCACGGCGACCCGGGAACCGGCGCCCGCGCCTCCGGCCCTGGCGGCGACCATTCCGCTGACACCCATTCCCGCCCTTCCCCCAATGCGCACGCTCGACGCCTACAAGGCCGACGTCGCGCGCCACGTCATGCAGCGCAATCCAGAAAGAGTGTTCGAGGGAGAGTTGCCGCCCATGCTGCCGGCGGTGGTGGTGCTGAACATCACGGTCGACCGAGCGGGCCAGCTCGCCGACGTCCAGGTGCAGCGCTCGCGCGACCAGGGCGCTTCCGAAGTCGCGCTGGCGTCGCTGCGCCGCAGCGGTCCGCTGCCCCCACCCGATGGCCTGGGGCCGGAACATGCCAGCCTGATGACGTTCTCCGAGACCTTCCTGTTTGGCGAGCGTTACCGCTTCCAGCTGCGCACGCTGGCGGGGCCGCAGCGCGCAGGCTTGTAG
- a CDS encoding MerC domain-containing protein — translation MKSLIKYGDVAGMAASILCLLHCMAMPLVILAFPMLGLAHVHDTFHDTLIAAITLPVLLALVPGYLKHRDKTTLLVGCAGLAIFLGAVFVVSPLFGEVAEAVCAVISGFMLLYAHLRNRRHCKRCGARAQDAAHPAPASCHPH, via the coding sequence ATGAAATCCCTGATCAAATACGGCGATGTCGCCGGCATGGCGGCATCGATCCTGTGCCTGCTGCATTGCATGGCGATGCCGCTGGTGATCCTGGCGTTTCCGATGCTCGGGCTGGCCCACGTGCACGACACCTTCCACGACACGCTGATCGCGGCGATCACCTTGCCGGTCTTGCTGGCGCTGGTGCCCGGCTACCTGAAGCATCGCGACAAGACCACCTTGCTGGTCGGCTGCGCCGGCCTGGCGATCTTCTTGGGCGCCGTGTTCGTCGTCAGCCCGCTGTTCGGCGAAGTGGCCGAAGCGGTATGCGCCGTCATCAGCGGCTTCATGCTGCTGTATGCGCACCTGCGCAACCGCCGTCATTGCAAGCGTTGCGGCGCTCGCGCGCAGGACGCCGCCCATCCCGCGCCGGCATCCTGCCACCCTCACTGA
- a CDS encoding TonB-dependent receptor, protein MTDFTGKRTPLALACMLALGAPLTAHAQSTTAPATVVVSASGLGVASDDMVTPVTSIGGNELVRTRQSTLGETLSSMPGITSSHFGAGASRPIIRGMDGPRVKILSDGSEIQDASTISPDHAVAFEPVLAERIEVLRGPSALAYGGGAVGGVVNIIDRKVPTAMPANGLEGSAEVRANSAAREKTGAFELTTAAGGNVALHVEGVKRDADDYRVGKDWEGGRRVPGSYKETETGTVGLSWVGKDGYLGAAFTKERGKYGLPGHGFENEAGEIEAPVVDLDSERWDVRGEVRNPAAGIERVRLRASFTDYIHDEVEGSAVATTFKNKGHDGRLEFVHAPLAGWHGVFGLQTTRRDFSAIGAEAYVPPTLTKKHAAFLTEEYKLGHVRFEAAVRHEWQDVEAEVDKPDSHTRGTSLSVGAVWKVAPEYSLGTSLSHTHRLPTAEELFADGPHLATNTYEIGNPNLVKETSNNLDLTLRKFAGRTTFSLSAFHNRIGDYIYSQTRGEFEGLQLINYAQRDATFTGLEGEVAHNLSSVWKTTLFGDYVRARFDEGPGSRDIPRTPAHRIGVKLEGDWGAWNGLAELVRVGKQDRIADFETRTPGYTTLNLSTHYSTRIGDLPAQLYLRLNNVTNRLAYSHTSFIKDYAPLTGRNLTAGLRVLF, encoded by the coding sequence ATGACTGACTTCACCGGCAAGCGCACGCCGCTCGCATTGGCATGCATGCTGGCGCTTGGCGCTCCGTTGACCGCCCACGCGCAATCGACCACCGCCCCGGCGACCGTCGTCGTGTCCGCCAGCGGGCTCGGCGTGGCCAGCGACGACATGGTCACGCCGGTGACGTCGATCGGCGGCAATGAGCTGGTGCGTACCCGCCAGTCGACCCTGGGCGAAACCCTGTCGAGCATGCCGGGCATTACCTCGAGCCACTTTGGCGCCGGCGCCAGCCGTCCGATCATCCGCGGCATGGATGGCCCGCGAGTGAAGATCCTGTCCGACGGTTCCGAGATCCAGGATGCGTCCACCATCAGCCCCGACCACGCCGTCGCCTTCGAGCCTGTCCTGGCCGAGCGCATCGAAGTGCTGCGCGGCCCGTCGGCACTGGCCTATGGCGGCGGCGCGGTCGGCGGCGTGGTGAACATCATCGACCGCAAGGTGCCGACCGCGATGCCCGCGAACGGCCTGGAAGGCAGCGCGGAAGTGCGCGCCAATTCGGCGGCGCGCGAAAAGACCGGCGCCTTCGAGTTGACCACGGCCGCGGGCGGCAACGTCGCCCTGCACGTGGAAGGCGTCAAGCGCGATGCCGACGACTACCGCGTCGGGAAGGACTGGGAAGGCGGCCGCCGCGTCCCGGGCAGCTACAAGGAAACCGAGACCGGCACCGTCGGCCTGTCCTGGGTCGGCAAGGACGGCTACCTGGGCGCGGCCTTCACCAAGGAGCGCGGCAAGTACGGCTTGCCCGGCCACGGCTTCGAGAACGAGGCGGGCGAGATCGAGGCGCCGGTCGTGGACCTGGACAGCGAACGCTGGGACGTACGCGGCGAAGTCCGCAATCCGGCGGCCGGCATCGAGCGCGTGCGCCTGCGCGCCTCGTTCACCGACTACATCCACGACGAGGTCGAGGGCAGCGCGGTCGCCACCACCTTCAAGAACAAGGGCCACGACGGCCGCCTGGAATTCGTGCATGCGCCGCTTGCGGGCTGGCACGGCGTGTTCGGCCTGCAGACCACCCGCCGCGATTTCTCGGCCATCGGCGCCGAGGCCTATGTACCGCCGACCCTGACCAAGAAGCATGCGGCCTTCCTGACCGAGGAATACAAGCTGGGCCATGTGCGCTTCGAGGCCGCCGTGCGCCACGAATGGCAGGATGTCGAAGCCGAGGTGGACAAGCCCGACAGCCACACGCGCGGCACCTCGCTGTCGGTCGGCGCGGTGTGGAAGGTTGCGCCGGAATATTCGCTGGGCACCTCGCTGTCGCACACGCACCGCCTGCCGACCGCCGAGGAATTGTTCGCGGACGGTCCGCACCTGGCCACCAACACCTATGAGATCGGCAACCCGAACCTGGTCAAGGAAACGTCGAACAACCTCGACCTGACCCTGCGCAAGTTCGCCGGCCGTACTACCTTTTCGCTCAGCGCCTTCCACAACCGCATCGGCGACTACATCTATTCGCAGACGCGCGGTGAGTTCGAGGGCCTGCAGCTGATCAATTATGCCCAACGCGACGCCACCTTCACCGGCCTGGAAGGCGAGGTTGCGCATAACCTGTCGTCGGTGTGGAAGACGACCCTGTTTGGCGACTACGTGCGTGCGCGCTTCGACGAAGGCCCGGGCAGCCGAGATATCCCGCGCACGCCGGCGCACCGCATCGGCGTCAAGCTCGAAGGCGACTGGGGCGCCTGGAATGGCCTGGCCGAACTGGTCCGCGTGGGCAAGCAGGACAGGATCGCCGATTTCGAGACCAGAACGCCCGGCTACACTACGCTGAACCTCAGCACGCACTATTCGACCCGCATCGGCGACTTGCCGGCGCAGCTGTACCTGCGCCTGAACAATGTGACCAATCGCCTGGCCTACAGCCACACCTCGTTCATCAAGGACTATGCACCGCTGACTGGCCGTAACCTGACGGCCGGCTTGCGCGTGCTGTTCTGA
- a CDS encoding TonB-dependent receptor domain-containing protein codes for MSDFSCKRTPLTLALMLAFGAPMAVHAQTTSRAASDPDSVPTVVVSASALGVVDDDMITPVTSLGGSELVRARESTLGETLAHQPGITSSHFGAGASRPVIRGMDGPRVKILSDGAEIQDASTISPDHAVAFEPVLAERIEVLRGPSALAYGGGAVGGVVNILDRKIPTAMPEKGLEGSAEVRANSAAREKTGAFEFTTAAGSNLALHLEGVKRDADDYRVGKDWSEGRHVLGSYKETETGTVGLSWIGKNGYIGAAFTKERTEYGIPGHGHEFESCHPHGSHLHCGGHEEEEGHDHDEHGEEGHDHDHEHEHDHEHGVPVVKLDSERWDIRGEYRNPVAGIERVRMRASFTDYVHDELEENVVSTSFRNKGHDARLEAVHAPLAGWRGVFGLQTTRRDFSAIGEEAYVPATLTKKHAAFLTEEYKLDNWRFEAGLRHEWQDIEVDAPGLVDTDARGTSASVGAVWKFAPQYSLRASLSRSHRLPTAEELYADGVHLATATYEVGNQNLDKETSNNVDLTLRKFEGDTTFSVSAFHNRVDNYIYAHTLDNHEGFQLVEYAQRDATFTGLEGEIRQKLTPTISATVFGDYVRARFDEGQGSRNLPRIPAARLGVKLDGDWNQWHGMVEFYRVGKQDKLAEYETETAGYNMLNVGAHYSTRIGGVPTQFYARLNNLTDELAYSHTSFIKNAAPLTGRNLTAGIRVIF; via the coding sequence ATGTCCGACTTTTCCTGCAAGCGCACACCGCTGACCCTGGCGCTGATGCTGGCCTTCGGCGCGCCCATGGCCGTCCATGCCCAGACGACGAGCCGTGCGGCTTCGGATCCGGACAGCGTGCCGACCGTGGTCGTCTCCGCCAGCGCCCTGGGCGTGGTGGACGACGACATGATCACCCCGGTGACCTCGCTGGGCGGCAGTGAACTGGTGCGCGCCCGCGAATCGACCCTGGGCGAAACCCTGGCCCACCAGCCCGGCATCACTTCGAGCCACTTCGGCGCCGGCGCCAGCCGTCCGGTGATCCGCGGCATGGACGGCCCGCGCGTGAAGATCCTGTCCGATGGCGCCGAGATCCAGGACGCTTCGACCATCAGCCCCGATCACGCCGTCGCTTTCGAGCCGGTCCTGGCCGAGCGCATCGAAGTGCTGCGCGGCCCGTCGGCCCTGGCCTATGGCGGCGGCGCGGTGGGCGGCGTGGTCAACATCCTCGACCGCAAGATTCCGACCGCGATGCCCGAGAAGGGCCTGGAAGGCAGCGCGGAAGTACGCGCCAATTCCGCGGCGCGCGAAAAGACCGGCGCCTTCGAATTCACCACGGCCGCCGGCAGCAACCTGGCCCTGCACCTGGAAGGCGTCAAGCGCGATGCGGACGACTACCGCGTCGGCAAGGACTGGAGCGAAGGCCGCCACGTCCTGGGAAGCTACAAGGAAACCGAGACCGGCACCGTCGGCCTGTCGTGGATCGGCAAGAACGGCTATATCGGCGCCGCCTTCACCAAGGAGCGCACCGAATACGGCATCCCGGGTCACGGCCACGAGTTCGAGAGCTGCCACCCGCATGGCTCGCACCTGCACTGCGGCGGCCACGAAGAGGAAGAGGGCCATGACCATGACGAGCACGGCGAGGAAGGCCACGATCACGATCATGAGCACGAGCACGATCACGAGCACGGCGTGCCAGTGGTGAAGCTCGACAGCGAACGCTGGGACATCCGCGGCGAATACCGCAATCCGGTGGCCGGCATCGAGCGCGTACGCATGCGCGCCTCGTTCACCGATTACGTCCACGACGAGCTGGAAGAGAACGTCGTCTCGACCTCGTTCCGCAACAAGGGCCACGACGCCCGCCTGGAGGCGGTGCACGCGCCGCTGGCCGGCTGGCGCGGCGTGTTCGGCCTGCAGACCACGCGCCGCGACTTCTCGGCGATCGGAGAGGAAGCCTATGTGCCGGCGACCCTCACCAAGAAGCACGCCGCCTTCCTGACCGAGGAATACAAGCTCGATAACTGGCGCTTCGAGGCCGGCCTGCGCCACGAATGGCAGGACATCGAGGTTGATGCCCCGGGCCTGGTTGATACCGATGCGCGCGGCACTTCGGCCTCGGTCGGCGCCGTGTGGAAGTTCGCCCCGCAATACTCGCTGCGCGCCTCGCTGTCGCGCAGCCACCGCCTGCCGACCGCCGAAGAACTGTACGCCGACGGCGTGCACCTGGCCACCGCCACCTATGAAGTCGGCAACCAGAACCTGGACAAGGAAACCTCGAACAACGTCGATCTCACCCTGCGCAAGTTCGAAGGCGACACCACCTTCTCGGTCAGCGCCTTCCACAACCGCGTCGACAACTACATCTACGCGCACACGCTGGACAATCACGAAGGCTTCCAGCTGGTGGAATACGCCCAGCGCGACGCCACCTTCACCGGCCTGGAAGGAGAAATTCGCCAGAAGCTGACCCCAACGATCAGCGCGACCGTGTTCGGCGACTACGTGCGCGCCCGTTTCGACGAGGGCCAGGGCAGCCGCAACCTGCCGCGCATCCCGGCCGCGCGCCTCGGCGTCAAGCTGGACGGCGATTGGAATCAGTGGCACGGCATGGTCGAGTTCTACCGCGTGGGCAAGCAGGACAAGCTGGCCGAGTACGAGACCGAGACCGCCGGCTACAATATGCTCAACGTCGGCGCCCATTACTCGACCCGCATTGGCGGGGTGCCGACCCAGTTCTATGCGCGCCTGAACAACCTGACCGACGAACTGGCCTACAGCCACACCTCGTTCATCAAGAACGCAGCGCCGCTCACCGGGCGTAATCTGACGGCGGGCATTCGCGTCATTTTCTAA
- a CDS encoding Fur family transcriptional regulator: MQRNTRQKSAILHAIEHAQRPLSPQEILDEASRQVSQLGMATVYRNLKSLVDDGALKIVTLPGEGARYESTSAAEHHHHHFQCTVCQRVFDVHACPGDIEHMAPKGFSVESHELTLYGRCADCLKS; encoded by the coding sequence ATGCAACGCAATACACGTCAAAAATCCGCCATCCTGCATGCGATCGAGCATGCGCAGCGCCCGCTTTCGCCGCAGGAGATCCTGGACGAAGCCAGCCGCCAGGTCAGCCAGCTGGGCATGGCGACCGTCTATCGCAACCTGAAGTCGCTGGTGGACGACGGCGCGCTCAAGATTGTCACCCTGCCGGGCGAAGGCGCGCGCTACGAATCGACCAGCGCCGCCGAACATCACCACCACCATTTCCAGTGCACCGTCTGCCAGCGCGTGTTCGACGTGCACGCCTGCCCCGGCGACATCGAGCACATGGCGCCGAAAGGCTTCAGCGTCGAAAGCCACGAGCTGACCCTGTACGGCCGCTGCGCCGACTGCCTCAAGTCTTGA